In a genomic window of Ignavibacteriales bacterium:
- a CDS encoding site-specific integrase, whose translation MLSSKSDNSHSPRSKPQFFLVPPDRLGLKCECDELKTRLLGSIPGHHRDLVAGSWTFPRTRDVLDSLLTIFKTDWRILDRSVADAFGFHERSKPSIPPAPKQATKSSSTLEALRRELTIRNYSPKTIKTYTSCVRSFEEYSSPRRLETVTVDDVRDYLLFQIEERGLSAGTISQIINSLRFLFVEVYKRPFAVGEIERPKRGRKLPVVLSLEEVRAILDGLGNLKHRVMMMLVYSAGLRVGEVVTLKPEDIDSERKMIYVRSGKGKKDRYTLLSDGVLDVLRQYWKAYKPRTWLFEGQIPGRPYSVRSAEKVFENAAAKAGIQKDVSIHTLRHSFATHLLEQGTDIRFIQELLGHSSVRTTEIYTHVSRKQIATLRSPIDQILQPREK comes from the coding sequence ATGCTTTCCTCGAAGTCGGACAATTCTCACTCCCCCCGATCCAAACCCCAATTCTTCCTTGTGCCTCCCGACCGATTGGGACTCAAGTGCGAATGCGATGAACTGAAGACTCGTTTGCTCGGGTCGATTCCCGGCCATCATAGGGATTTGGTCGCGGGATCATGGACCTTTCCACGAACGAGAGATGTCCTCGACAGTCTTCTCACGATATTTAAGACAGACTGGCGCATTCTTGACCGTTCTGTTGCCGACGCATTTGGTTTTCATGAGCGATCGAAGCCATCAATACCCCCGGCTCCGAAGCAGGCTACAAAGTCCTCCTCGACTCTTGAGGCCCTGCGAAGGGAGCTGACTATTCGCAACTATTCCCCTAAAACGATCAAGACCTATACGAGTTGTGTCCGGTCGTTTGAAGAGTACTCGTCGCCTCGGCGCCTTGAAACAGTCACGGTGGATGACGTGCGGGACTATCTGCTGTTTCAGATTGAGGAGAGAGGGCTATCTGCGGGGACGATCAGTCAGATCATTAACTCCCTACGGTTCTTGTTTGTTGAGGTGTACAAGCGTCCATTTGCTGTTGGAGAGATTGAGCGACCGAAGCGGGGAAGGAAACTACCGGTCGTACTCTCGCTCGAGGAAGTGCGGGCGATCCTGGACGGGTTAGGGAATCTGAAGCATCGAGTTATGATGATGCTCGTGTACTCGGCTGGCCTGCGTGTGGGTGAGGTCGTCACTCTGAAGCCAGAGGACATAGACAGCGAGCGGAAAATGATCTATGTCCGCTCGGGAAAAGGGAAGAAGGACAGGTACACGTTGCTTTCCGATGGTGTGTTGGACGTACTGCGGCAATACTGGAAGGCTTACAAGCCGAGGACGTGGCTGTTTGAGGGACAGATACCCGGCAGGCCGTATTCGGTGAGAAGTGCAGAGAAGGTGTTTGAGAACGCAGCGGCCAAGGCAGGCATACAGAAGGATGTCTCGATCCATACGTTAAGGCACTCGTTCGCGACGCATTTACTTGAGCAGGGAACCGACATCAGATTCATCCAGGAGCTCTTGGGGCACAGTAGTGTAAGAACGACGGAGATTTACACGCATGTGAGCCGGAAGCAGATTGCCACATTGCGGAGCCCCATTGATCAGATCTTACAGCCAAGAGAAAAATAA